In the genome of Lathyrus oleraceus cultivar Zhongwan6 chromosome 4, CAAS_Psat_ZW6_1.0, whole genome shotgun sequence, the window GCTTTCCTTTTCACAGCATACTGCAAAAGTATTTGATCATCAGAAGTCAAACATTTCAAACACATAACAATAAACCCACTAATGTAAATGCCTTGGTAGTTGATCATCAGAACTCAACATTTCACATCATACAAAATAACATACTATGTACTTAAAAGAAGATTAACATAAGGTCTACCTTTCCACAAAATTCACAGAAAAATTTGCTGTGCTGACTAACTTCCATCTTCTTAATCTGCTTCCGCAAACTAGCACCATAACGGGTACCTGATAtaataaaacaaacaaaataagCTTCTCATATATCACAACAAATGGTGCTCTTAAAAGACTTATAAATAACTGTTATCAATTGAAGATAGAAGAAAATAGCACATTGTTAAAATTTCAATATGCTACGGGTTCTATAACGCCAATATAGCAGACTATTTGacaatattttttaattaaatagaGGTTAGTCCAAATTCCCCTAAGCCATACCAAATATTTAACAACATTGATATAAGCAAAATCCAAATTtgtaaaaaaattatataataGTGTTCTATAAATAAAATTCATGAATTGGGTATAACAAGTCGGTAACATTAGTTTTCCCCCAAATTGTTAAACCGTACTAAACATATCTTGAACAAAATATTTCAAAACAGCATGTTTGCTGGCAACTTTTCATACAATTATTCATTCAGATCTAAACAGCAATGCATAAATCTCTAATCATCTTATCATAAACACAACCACATAATGGTCAAAAACAAACCCATCCAAAACATTGAAGAGCATAACAACAAGCAAATAACGATAATCAAAACGCAAGGAACTAAACAGATTTCACTATAATTAAAGCGATAAGACACACCATATTTGCCAACAATTCCAGCCTTCTTTGTTCTCTTAGTCTGCAAAACCGTACAAAATCAACATTATTCAATGATGAACCACAAAAACAAGTTAAAACATACTTGAAAATCGCAAATCTGAAAGGAGGAAGGGTTCAATAATACTAAGTTTCCTCTATCTATCTTTCAATCTGTAATTCTATATACATTGGAAAAACGAAAGAGATGTTTTGAATTGAATGCAGATTACCGAAAGCAAAAGAGGAGGAGAGAAAAAGTACCATTTTTACAGAGATCGAAGACGCTGTAAGCTTGGTATTAGGAAGTGGCAGCGATGAAACGGAAGAAGCAGAGAAACCCTAAATTTTATTTGGCCGTATTTATAGAGATCCGCGTTGGGTGGGTCGGGTGCATATCCAATTTTCCTATTGCAGCTTGATACACTCCTTTTTTTTTTTAGCCCGTGAAAATTATAATTTAAGATTTTTAATGCAtcttatatattttttttttagaaattttcggtttttttaccgagataacccagtttttcaaaaaaaatcccaaaatatcCCAGGTTTCAGAAAAATTTCCAAACTACCCCAtttttaggaggaggcgccaattgaatttGCGACTCCTCTTAAGTCTTGAatggaggcgtcaattggattggatagggcaggtgccctagccaatccaattggcgtctatgtgtaagttttaagaggaggcgtcaattcaattggcgacaTCCTTAAAAAAGtctcaaatgacaaaacctccaacatgaaagttgtagatcttttcaagacaatgaatttggacataaattttgcatcatttggattttttatgagaaagttatgggcagttgaagttggacttctgattttttcaactgttatctgacctataatgttttgtattactgcatgtgtttcttttagaattatgaaattttgtccaacataacatttgaagtagacatcttaaattttgcaatgcacttggtcccacctcaaaataattaaaaatgagtgagttaggtccttgcgaacttgacccaaaattagggtttctgtcaaaacatgtgtatgtgaattttgcccaaaagggaccaacttcaagcccttctgtttgaatgataaaaccctcaaatgaaaaaaccttcaatataaaagttgtagatcttttcaagacaatgaatttggactaaaattttgcatcatttgcattttgtttgagaaaggtatgggcacctgaacttggactctttgacatttcaattgttatgtggcctataatgttttgtattatcacatgtgtttatttttgaattatgaaattttgtccaacataataATTTAAGTAGATatctcaaactttccaatgcactttgtcccacctcgaaatcataaaaaatgagtgagttaggttcttgggtagttgacccaaaattagggtttcagtcaaaacatgtgtgtgtgtgaattttgccaaaatggagtttagacaaagaaacctaatgtttggagtttacacaaagataaatttgatataatacgacttgatattaataaaatttggagtttacacaaagaaacctaatggtgatgaccgagatcacctaaccgacctccggtcccacatcccctagctaccctaacccttggccctaacccacgttgacgattctgcaccggtgtttgttcatctgaggggccaagagcgtcattacctcctacaggagaagatccgttgaggtattcagccaagtcagcatagtcttcagtattcaatgatggtgcaccggcgtagctgagctcatgacccatgccagagaagttgggatgtgcttgactcatggatgggcgaccgggacggttgaagggagacatgggtgtgaatgatgcgtctaggaaaggttggaaaggttgttggggtgtttggaagagatagggttgtgggatgttttggttttgtgatgtttgggcttcttggctacagtaggaggaggggcggatagtgttttggctaaggcgactttggtagggtgatagtgtgggtgcgaagcgatgttcggtctgaggttgatggtcaatttgttggtggtggtatggggtatgttcttggtattggggttgggtgaatgacatgttttggaagtagtgagaatgttggtgtggaagaagtgttgaaggagtggatgtatttataggcatATGGATGAGAGCATAAAAatttgtgtttgcatggtgtctccacctcatttggcgaccatgtacaatcctaaagaggggtcgccattcaaattggcgcctccatagggacatgcatgcaaggctaggtctgaatgcttggtttcgaggtctgatTGCATGGGGTCgccacttgaattggcgaccatgtacaaaCATTAAGTGGAGGCGTCAAACCATTTGGCGACACCATTTGCATGTCTGACACATGGCTatcttgtctcctgcatgctgaacaagtCACTTGTGGATGGCTTACATGGTTGACACGTCATCTCTGACTATCTTACATGTCCGACACGGGgttgtcttgtctcctgcatgctgatgactaacttcttgatagcttgcatggttgacacatcatctcagactgTCTTGCATGACTAACACATCGTCTCAGAACTAGCTTACATGTCAGACACGCGGTTGTCTTATCTCCTGCATACTGAAgagtcacttcttgatagcttgcatggttgacacatcaactcacactgtcttgcatgactgacacatcatctcagaactagcttgcatgcttgacacatcatctcagagTAGCTTGAATGTccgacacatcatctcagaactagctagcatgtgagacactgataccatctatttaagtgtcttactatcaacgtccaagacacttcactcacattcattTGCAGTAggaaaatagttttcatctccacaatgtcatcttcatcattatacagtgtcaatgttcactgcaacggtgaaacttttgagtctgagcttcatggtttttgttttcgaaacactgataccattagaatcacgatcaagagaaatgcaaccttttttgcatttgaaaaaaagaatacaatcctttataggatcaggtattgtgtcgaagatcacatatcaaaatccaatatttttttagaatggtcaatgcaagtttttcccccttaaggtacgagacgatgaagatgttgaaaacatgtttgttagtcatgaacattcaggcaacaattgtatcgagttgtacattactctacaaccatgtataccagctcaacagtctcaactaaccgatcaggatgaagctggtgaagatgatgcagatgatgcacaatggtcagatgaactcaacccagaagc includes:
- the LOC127074263 gene encoding 60S ribosomal protein L37a, encoding MTKRTKKAGIVGKYGTRYGASLRKQIKKMEVSQHSKFFCEFCGKYAVKRKAVGIWGCKDCGKVKAGGAYTLNTASAVTVRSTIRRLREQTES